Below is a window of Bacteroidales bacterium DNA.
CAAGGAGTTTCTCTTGCACTGGCACTTAGCGAATTACTCCTGAAAGGTAAAGGGGCATGGAGGGGTGCATGGAGGAGGAGGGCTTTGCAGGGGACCATCCAGGCTTTCGTACCTTCTGAACTCCTGGAGACATACACCAAAACAATGACTCATGTGTTTGGGGAAAATGCCTGTTATAAGCTTAGCATCCGGAAACAAGGCGCCATCAGGCTGAATTTTTCAGA
It encodes the following:
- a CDS encoding galactokinase produces the protein MVIASGFSSFMYNQNIYPVHNVKEQGVSLALALSELLLKGKGAWRGAWRRRALQGTIQAFVPSELLETYTKTMTHVFGENACYKLSIRKQGAIRLNFS